From a region of the Streptomyces sp. NBC_01454 genome:
- a CDS encoding S41 family peptidase: protein MSGPCAYDRPRRIRRGAALTLFLAGVLATGAVTGTWSDEAAGAAGRSAPDGMAAKAHAPASAFADREAVERAASEAEEDGKSGAQAAADVVSRSGDRWSTIYTPGQFEDFQEQLGGAYVGVGLWVRQTDGGRIEVSRVQPGSPAARAGVAPGDRLRAVDGHTTEHTPVTEVVSRLRGVAPDGSRASAAAAGTPVSLALQRGARHWTATVRRTHLRCRNVVVDHPDGAHGPTRVKVAAFAKGTGKAVRRAVRHASPQQGLLLDLRGNTGGLVTEATATASAFLDGGLVATYDVRGSQRALYAERGGTTRVPLVVLVDGGTMSAAELLAGALQDRGRAVVIGSPTFGKGSVQMPSTLPDGSVAELTVGHYRTPAGRTVDEAGITPDLVVGRGAEKRARTVLSGLGGGA from the coding sequence CGGGGCGGCCCTGACGTTGTTCCTCGCCGGTGTGCTCGCCACCGGTGCCGTGACCGGCACCTGGAGCGATGAGGCGGCCGGCGCCGCGGGGCGGTCCGCCCCGGACGGCATGGCCGCGAAGGCGCACGCCCCGGCCTCCGCCTTCGCGGACCGCGAGGCCGTCGAACGGGCCGCCTCCGAGGCCGAAGAGGACGGCAAGTCCGGTGCGCAGGCCGCCGCCGACGTCGTCAGCCGCAGTGGCGACCGCTGGTCGACGATCTACACCCCGGGCCAGTTCGAGGACTTCCAGGAGCAGTTGGGCGGCGCCTATGTCGGCGTCGGGCTGTGGGTACGGCAGACGGACGGCGGGCGGATCGAGGTGTCCCGGGTCCAGCCCGGCTCTCCCGCCGCTCGGGCCGGTGTCGCCCCCGGCGACCGGCTGCGCGCCGTCGACGGCCACACCACCGAGCACACCCCGGTCACCGAGGTCGTCAGCCGGCTGCGCGGAGTGGCCCCCGACGGCTCCCGCGCCTCGGCCGCCGCGGCCGGCACCCCCGTCTCGCTGGCGCTGCAACGCGGCGCCCGCCACTGGACCGCGACCGTGCGCCGCACGCATCTGCGCTGCCGCAATGTCGTCGTCGACCACCCCGACGGCGCTCACGGCCCGACCCGCGTCAAGGTCGCCGCGTTCGCCAAGGGCACCGGTAAGGCGGTCCGCCGTGCGGTGCGCCACGCCTCCCCGCAGCAGGGTCTGCTGCTCGATCTGCGCGGCAACACCGGCGGTCTGGTCACCGAGGCCACCGCCACCGCCTCCGCCTTCCTGGACGGCGGGCTGGTCGCGACCTACGACGTGCGCGGCAGCCAGCGGGCCCTGTACGCCGAGCGCGGGGGCACCACCCGGGTGCCGCTGGTCGTCCTCGTCGACGGCGGCACGATGAGCGCGGCCGAGCTGCTGGCCGGCGCGCTCCAGGACCGCGGACGCGCGGTCGTGATCGGCTCCCCGACCTTCGGCAAGGGTTCGGTGCAGATGCCCAGCACGCTGCCGGACGGCTCGGTCGCCGAGCTGACCGTCGGCCACTACCGCACCCCGGCCGGCCGGACCGTCGACGAGGCGGGGATCACCCCCGACCTGGTCGTCGGGCGCGGGGCCGAGAAACGGGCCCGCACAGTATTGAGTGGCCTCGGGGGCGGTGCGTAG
- the smpB gene encoding SsrA-binding protein SmpB codes for MAKDKDKIPGRKLVAQHKKARHDYHILDTYECGLVLSGTEVKSLRQGRASLVDGFVQIDGNEAWLHNVHIPEYTQGTWTNHAARRKRKLLMHRAEIDKLESKSQESGHTIVPLALYFKDGRAKVEIALAKGKKEYDKRQTLREQQDRRETDRAVSAARRRQRS; via the coding sequence ATGGCTAAGGACAAGGACAAGATTCCCGGGCGCAAGCTCGTGGCGCAGCACAAGAAGGCGCGGCACGACTACCACATTCTGGACACCTATGAGTGCGGCCTGGTGCTCAGCGGCACCGAGGTGAAGTCGCTGCGGCAGGGCCGGGCGTCGCTGGTGGACGGATTCGTCCAGATCGACGGCAACGAGGCCTGGCTGCACAACGTACACATCCCCGAGTACACGCAGGGCACCTGGACGAACCACGCGGCCCGGCGCAAGCGGAAGCTGCTGATGCACCGCGCCGAGATCGACAAGCTGGAGTCCAAGAGCCAGGAGTCGGGGCACACGATCGTGCCGCTGGCCCTCTATTTCAAGGACGGCCGGGCGAAGGTCGAGATCGCGCTGGCCAAGGGCAAGAAGGAGTACGACAAGCGCCAGACGCTCCGCGAGCAGCAGGACCGGCGGGAGACGGACCGGGCGGTCTCGGCGGCACGGCGGCGGCAGCGGTCCTGA
- a CDS encoding MFS transporter, which translates to MILFLAARPVTAPPVRPAPRRRGLRLLAPYRRIFAHPGTRAFTAANLLARLPMGMLGVSAVLMIAGARGSYALAGAVTATGLAATALAGPWTARLIDRHGQARAAVPATALAVLGSLSLLLCVHYGAPDWTLFASYAATATTPNTGGMSRARWAHLLRDDPAARHTAHSFEQAADELCFLLGPVLATLLCTGLAPEAGTAVAAALLLTGMLLFAAQRGTEPPVAPRSAARTRSPLRLPGIPPLLLTFVCTGAVFGSMEVVTLAYADAHGIRAAGGALLALQAAGSAAAGLLHGLLRPAAGRGTRRFRCCVAAMAALMLLPLLAAPAGGPAALAVALAAAGMATAPAMVTGMGLVQSRTPAGRLNEGMTLAVTALLTGIAAGSATGGWAVGQLSGPGLGYAVPAAAAALALCTSLLHPA; encoded by the coding sequence ATGATCCTTTTCCTCGCCGCCCGGCCGGTGACGGCCCCTCCCGTACGCCCGGCCCCGCGGCGCCGCGGACTCCGCCTGCTGGCGCCCTACCGCCGGATCTTCGCCCACCCCGGCACCCGCGCCTTCACCGCCGCCAACCTCCTGGCCCGGCTGCCCATGGGGATGCTCGGCGTCAGCGCGGTGCTGATGATCGCCGGCGCCCGCGGCTCGTACGCGCTGGCCGGGGCGGTCACCGCGACCGGGCTGGCGGCGACGGCGCTGGCCGGACCGTGGACCGCGCGGCTGATCGACCGCCACGGCCAGGCCCGGGCCGCGGTCCCGGCCACCGCGCTCGCCGTCCTCGGCTCGCTCTCGCTGCTGCTCTGCGTCCACTACGGCGCACCCGACTGGACCCTCTTCGCCTCGTACGCCGCGACCGCCACCACCCCCAACACCGGCGGGATGTCCCGTGCCCGCTGGGCCCACCTCCTGCGGGACGACCCGGCCGCCCGGCACACCGCCCACTCCTTCGAACAGGCCGCGGACGAGCTGTGCTTCCTCCTCGGGCCGGTGCTCGCCACGCTGCTGTGCACCGGCCTCGCCCCGGAGGCGGGAACGGCGGTGGCCGCGGCCCTGCTGCTGACCGGGATGCTGCTCTTCGCAGCCCAGCGCGGCACCGAACCCCCGGTGGCCCCTCGGTCCGCGGCCCGCACCCGCTCACCGCTGCGGCTGCCCGGCATCCCGCCGCTGCTGCTCACCTTCGTCTGCACCGGCGCGGTCTTCGGCTCGATGGAGGTGGTCACCCTGGCCTACGCCGACGCCCACGGCATCCGTGCCGCCGGCGGCGCCCTGCTGGCCCTCCAGGCCGCCGGGTCCGCCGCCGCCGGGCTGCTCCACGGCCTGCTGCGGCCCGCCGCGGGCCGAGGCACCCGCCGCTTCCGCTGCTGCGTCGCCGCGATGGCCGCCCTGATGCTGCTGCCCCTGCTCGCCGCCCCGGCGGGCGGTCCGGCGGCGCTGGCCGTCGCACTGGCGGCGGCGGGAATGGCCACCGCCCCGGCGATGGTCACCGGCATGGGCCTGGTCCAGTCCCGCACCCCGGCGGGCCGGCTGAACGAGGGGATGACCCTCGCCGTGACGGCCCTGCTGACCGGTATCGCGGCCGGTTCGGCGACCGGCGGCTGGGCGGTGGGGCAGCTCAGCGGGCCCGGCCTCGGCTACGCGGTCCCGGCCGCGGCCGCCGCCCTGGCGCTGTGCACCTCGCTCCTGCACCCGGCGTGA
- a CDS encoding LysR family transcriptional regulator — translation MPYDIDPRLLRAFTAVAEELHFTRAAAGLHVAQQALSRDIRRLEREVGATLFVRSTRQVALTPDGQRLLPYARRVLSAHDELAAAFRPAPERPLLVDVRAPVGTAHRVLAAARERVADSVELVARFHSGLAGAAAEVADGRLDVSFGRIAALPAAVRAQLSHQPVRLERMAVLLPEEHPLAARPAVPLAQLAGETLYAGAGNPRTAEWTELAARLFEGRGIAMAAPFPEIEGSQEFVRVVRKRGWSVLASEEFIEVPGMVLRPLVEPVPLSPVSMVWRRGLRHPGLDALRAAARERASRHGWLAPPGDAWWLPEADAQTMDIAA, via the coding sequence ATGCCGTACGACATCGATCCGCGTCTGCTCCGCGCGTTCACCGCCGTCGCCGAGGAGTTGCACTTCACCCGGGCCGCCGCCGGGCTGCACGTCGCCCAGCAGGCGCTCAGCCGCGATATCCGGCGGCTGGAGCGGGAGGTGGGCGCCACGCTGTTCGTCCGGAGCACCCGGCAGGTCGCGCTGACCCCGGACGGGCAGCGGCTGTTGCCGTACGCGCGACGGGTGCTGAGCGCGCACGACGAGCTGGCCGCGGCGTTCCGGCCGGCCCCCGAGCGGCCGCTGCTGGTGGACGTGCGGGCCCCGGTCGGCACCGCGCACCGGGTGCTGGCGGCGGCCCGGGAGCGGGTGGCGGACAGCGTGGAGCTGGTCGCCCGTTTCCACAGCGGGCTGGCGGGGGCGGCGGCCGAGGTGGCGGACGGCCGGCTCGATGTCTCCTTCGGCCGGATCGCCGCGCTGCCGGCCGCCGTCCGGGCGCAGCTGAGCCATCAGCCGGTCCGGCTGGAGCGGATGGCGGTGCTGCTGCCCGAGGAGCACCCGCTGGCCGCCCGGCCGGCGGTCCCGCTCGCGCAGCTGGCCGGCGAGACGCTCTACGCGGGTGCCGGCAATCCGCGCACCGCAGAGTGGACGGAGCTGGCCGCGCGGCTCTTCGAGGGGCGCGGCATCGCGATGGCCGCGCCGTTCCCGGAGATCGAGGGCTCGCAGGAATTCGTCCGGGTGGTGCGCAAGCGGGGCTGGTCGGTGCTGGCGAGCGAGGAGTTCATCGAGGTGCCGGGGATGGTGCTGCGGCCGCTCGTGGAGCCGGTACCGCTGTCGCCCGTCTCGATGGTGTGGCGGCGGGGGCTGCGGCATCCGGGGCTCGACGCCCTGCGGGCGGCCGCCCGCGAACGGGCCTCGCGGCACGGCTGGCTCGCGCCGCCCGGCGACGCATGGTGGCTCCCCGAGGCGGACGCGCAGACGATGGACATAGCTGCCTGA
- a CDS encoding DUF4232 domain-containing protein, protein MAATLILSVTAGLALTGCGSPRMAALHANCQTKGLRWKLTVLKKKPHTPHRDARLSVVNTGDKPCVFRGFPAFEVHLGKGPESDGRGHGRIMPIDLRRGGTVVTSLRYKDCRKGAASEPFMISNDVAVVSAPRDYPGRRAVVVRDESGKRQAMNVCTDSIWMGAPYEAAE, encoded by the coding sequence GTGGCAGCCACGCTGATCTTGAGTGTCACGGCCGGCCTGGCCCTGACCGGCTGTGGCTCACCGCGGATGGCGGCCCTGCACGCCAACTGTCAGACCAAGGGCCTGCGGTGGAAGCTCACGGTCCTGAAGAAGAAGCCGCACACCCCGCACCGCGACGCCCGGCTGTCCGTCGTCAACACGGGCGACAAGCCCTGTGTGTTCCGCGGGTTCCCGGCCTTCGAGGTCCACCTCGGCAAGGGGCCGGAGTCCGATGGCCGCGGGCACGGCCGGATCATGCCGATAGACCTGCGACGCGGCGGCACGGTGGTGACCAGCCTGCGCTACAAGGACTGCCGCAAGGGCGCGGCGTCGGAGCCCTTCATGATCAGCAACGATGTCGCCGTGGTGTCCGCACCGCGCGACTACCCGGGCCGGCGGGCCGTCGTGGTCCGCGACGAGTCCGGCAAGCGCCAGGCGATGAACGTCTGCACGGACTCGATATGGATGGGCGCGCCGTACGAAGCGGCCGAGTAG
- a CDS encoding DUF397 domain-containing protein yields the protein MTHLTWFKSSYSGDEGGNCLEVAYNWRKSSYSGDEGGACVEVAAHPTTIHVRDSKDPQGPHLDFSPRAWAAFTAYSAAGAATAP from the coding sequence ATGACCCATCTGACGTGGTTCAAGTCCAGCTACAGCGGCGACGAAGGCGGCAACTGCCTCGAAGTGGCGTACAACTGGCGCAAGTCCAGCTACAGCGGCGACGAGGGCGGCGCCTGCGTAGAGGTAGCCGCCCACCCCACCACCATCCACGTCCGCGACTCCAAGGACCCCCAAGGCCCGCACCTCGACTTCTCGCCGCGCGCCTGGGCCGCGTTCACCGCATACTCTGCGGCCGGCGCCGCAACAGCCCCGTAA
- a CDS encoding helix-turn-helix domain-containing protein, which translates to MEVIGAQLALFRINAGFTQRGLAERTTASEETIASVEQGRRVLMPHLASEFDQLLRTGGALAAGVAKLPRKEKYPIWAEDFIAFEQEAISLCGYENGVIPGLLQTGDYALATFRSNIPGLSEETIEQRVTARLERQQILHRKDAVTSSFVFSEAIVRSNLGGREVMRAQLAHLRACAELTGVSLQILPLNREHHAGLNGPFVLLETADHQHFAYTEAQRSSELTSDPDEVSILTQKYGMLRMQALNAEESMGLLDRLLGER; encoded by the coding sequence ATGGAAGTCATCGGCGCACAACTGGCGCTGTTCCGCATCAATGCCGGTTTCACCCAGCGCGGCCTCGCGGAGCGGACCACCGCCTCCGAGGAGACCATCGCCTCCGTCGAACAGGGCAGGCGCGTACTGATGCCGCACCTCGCCTCCGAATTCGACCAACTCCTGCGCACGGGCGGGGCACTGGCGGCGGGTGTCGCGAAGCTGCCGCGGAAGGAGAAGTATCCGATCTGGGCGGAGGATTTCATCGCCTTTGAACAGGAGGCCATCTCGCTCTGTGGGTACGAGAACGGTGTCATCCCCGGCCTGCTCCAGACCGGGGACTACGCACTCGCCACATTCCGCAGCAATATCCCGGGACTCAGCGAAGAGACAATCGAGCAACGCGTCACCGCACGCCTGGAGCGCCAGCAAATCCTGCACAGGAAAGACGCCGTCACCTCCAGCTTCGTCTTCTCCGAAGCCATCGTGCGGAGCAACCTCGGGGGGCGCGAGGTCATGCGGGCCCAGCTTGCCCACCTGCGGGCGTGCGCGGAACTCACCGGCGTCTCTCTTCAGATCCTGCCGCTGAACCGCGAGCACCACGCCGGTCTCAACGGACCCTTCGTCCTGCTGGAAACCGCCGACCACCAGCACTTCGCCTATACCGAGGCGCAGCGCAGCAGCGAGCTGACATCGGACCCCGATGAGGTCAGCATCCTCACCCAGAAATATGGAATGCTGCGAATGCAGGCCCTCAACGCCGAAGAGTCCATGGGTCTGCTGGACCGGCTGCTAGGAGAGCGATGA
- a CDS encoding nitrate/nitrite transporter has product MTAEAAETRTDNPDDNPAASRVRRRGGRWIEHWDPEDETFWAETGERIARRNLVFSVLCEHIGFSIWSLWSVMVLFMGPEYGIDPAGKFFLVAMPTLVGAVLRVPYTFAVARFGGRNWTVLSALLLLVPASVAALVIEPGTSYSTFLLVAALAGVGGGNFASSMTNINSFFPLRKKGYALGLNAGGGNIGVPVIQLLGLLVIGTAGAAQPRLVLAVYVPLIVVAAVLAALFMDNLAPVTNDTGAAVDAAREPHTWVMSLLYIGTFGSFIGYSFAFGLVLQSQFARTPLQAASLTFIGPLLGSLIRPVGGRLADRFGGARITLGTFAAMSLATGVVIGASEMKSLPVFLVGFIALFVLSGLGNGSTYKMIPGIFQALAVRRGLSGEAAATYGRRLSGAAMGLIGAVGAVGGLAINLAFRQSFLATGSGTPAFVSFLVCYAVCGAVTWAVYLRPVARVRRTAQAPAADGERRPVYAEV; this is encoded by the coding sequence ATGACGGCCGAGGCCGCGGAGACCCGTACCGACAACCCCGATGACAATCCCGCCGCCAGCCGTGTGCGGCGGCGCGGCGGCCGGTGGATCGAGCACTGGGACCCCGAGGACGAGACCTTCTGGGCCGAGACGGGGGAGCGGATCGCCCGGCGGAACCTGGTGTTCTCCGTGCTCTGTGAGCACATCGGGTTCTCCATCTGGAGCCTGTGGTCGGTGATGGTGCTGTTCATGGGGCCGGAGTACGGGATCGACCCGGCCGGGAAGTTCTTCCTGGTGGCGATGCCGACGCTGGTGGGCGCGGTGCTGCGGGTGCCGTACACCTTCGCGGTGGCGCGGTTCGGCGGCCGCAACTGGACGGTGCTGAGCGCGCTGCTGCTGCTGGTGCCGGCCTCGGTGGCCGCGCTGGTGATCGAACCGGGTACCTCGTACAGCACGTTCCTGCTGGTCGCGGCGCTTGCGGGGGTCGGCGGCGGGAACTTCGCCTCGTCGATGACGAACATCAACTCCTTCTTCCCGCTGCGAAAGAAGGGGTACGCGCTGGGGCTCAACGCCGGTGGCGGCAACATCGGGGTGCCGGTGATCCAGCTGCTGGGGCTCCTGGTGATCGGGACGGCGGGGGCCGCGCAGCCACGGCTGGTGCTGGCCGTCTACGTGCCGCTGATCGTGGTCGCGGCGGTGCTTGCGGCGCTGTTCATGGACAATCTCGCCCCGGTGACGAACGACACCGGCGCGGCCGTCGACGCCGCCCGGGAACCGCACACCTGGGTGATGTCCCTGCTCTACATCGGCACCTTCGGATCGTTCATCGGCTACAGCTTCGCCTTCGGTCTGGTGCTGCAGAGCCAGTTCGCGCGCACGCCCCTCCAGGCGGCGTCGCTGACCTTCATCGGGCCGCTGCTGGGCTCGCTGATCCGGCCGGTCGGCGGGCGGCTGGCGGACCGGTTCGGCGGCGCCCGGATCACGCTCGGCACCTTCGCGGCGATGAGCCTGGCCACCGGGGTGGTGATCGGGGCGTCGGAGATGAAGTCGCTGCCGGTGTTCCTCGTCGGGTTCATCGCGCTGTTCGTGCTGTCGGGGCTCGGCAACGGCTCCACGTACAAGATGATCCCGGGGATCTTCCAGGCCCTGGCGGTGCGCCGGGGGCTTTCGGGGGAGGCGGCCGCGACGTACGGGCGGCGGCTGTCGGGCGCGGCGATGGGGCTGATCGGGGCGGTGGGCGCGGTCGGCGGGTTGGCCATCAACCTCGCCTTCCGGCAGTCGTTCCTGGCGACCGGCTCGGGCACGCCCGCGTTCGTGTCGTTCCTGGTCTGCTACGCGGTGTGCGGCGCGGTGACCTGGGCCGTATACCTGCGGCCCGTGGCGCGCGTACGGCGTACGGCGCAGGCCCCGGCCGCGGACGGGGAGCGGCGGCCGGTGTACGCGGAGGTGTGA
- a CDS encoding uroporphyrinogen-III synthase, producing MYEQQQEHGEQEGTAPAPAVRPLDGFTVGVTAARRAEELGALLERRGAQVLHAPALRIVPLPDDTELLAVTGDLIGHPPDVVVATTAIGFRGWVEAAEGWGLGEALLDRLTGVELLARGPKVRGAIRAAGLTEKWSPASESMAEVLDRLLAEGVSGRRVALQLHGEPLPGFVEALRAGGAEVIGVPVYRWMPPEDIGPVDRLLDAVLARGLDAVTFTSAPAAASLLRRAAERGIREDVLAALRQDVLAVCVGPVTAMPLHAEDVPSLQPERFRLGPLVQLLCRELPSRVRPLPVAGQRLEIRGHAAVVDGALRPVPPAGMALLRTLARRPGWVVSRAELLRALPGAGSDEHAVETAMARLRVALGAPKLIQTVVKRGYRLSLDPHADTDKYGGE from the coding sequence ATGTACGAGCAGCAGCAGGAACACGGTGAGCAGGAGGGGACGGCGCCGGCACCGGCCGTCCGGCCGCTGGACGGGTTCACCGTCGGCGTGACCGCGGCCCGGCGGGCGGAGGAACTGGGCGCCCTGCTGGAACGGCGCGGCGCACAGGTGCTGCACGCGCCCGCACTGCGCATCGTCCCGCTGCCGGACGACACCGAGCTGCTCGCGGTGACCGGGGATCTCATCGGCCATCCACCGGATGTCGTCGTGGCCACCACCGCCATCGGCTTCCGCGGATGGGTGGAGGCCGCGGAGGGGTGGGGGCTGGGCGAGGCGCTGCTGGACCGGCTGACCGGGGTGGAGCTGCTGGCGCGCGGGCCCAAGGTGCGCGGCGCGATCCGGGCCGCCGGACTGACCGAGAAGTGGTCCCCGGCCTCCGAGTCGATGGCCGAGGTGCTGGACCGGCTGCTGGCGGAGGGCGTCTCCGGCCGCCGGGTGGCCCTGCAACTGCACGGGGAGCCGCTGCCGGGGTTCGTCGAGGCGCTGCGGGCCGGCGGGGCGGAGGTCATCGGCGTCCCCGTGTACCGCTGGATGCCGCCGGAGGACATCGGTCCGGTCGACCGGCTGCTGGATGCGGTGCTCGCGCGGGGCCTGGACGCGGTGACCTTCACCAGTGCGCCGGCCGCCGCTTCGCTGCTGCGCCGGGCGGCGGAGCGCGGTATCCGCGAGGACGTGCTGGCCGCGCTGCGGCAGGACGTGCTGGCGGTGTGCGTGGGACCGGTGACGGCGATGCCGCTCCATGCGGAGGACGTCCCCAGCCTTCAGCCGGAGCGCTTTCGGCTCGGCCCGCTGGTGCAGCTGCTGTGCCGGGAACTTCCGTCCCGGGTGCGGCCGTTGCCGGTGGCCGGGCAGCGGCTGGAGATCCGCGGGCACGCCGCGGTGGTGGACGGCGCCCTGCGTCCGGTGCCGCCGGCCGGGATGGCGCTGCTGCGCACGCTGGCCCGCCGGCCCGGCTGGGTGGTCTCCCGCGCGGAGCTGCTGCGCGCGCTGCCGGGCGCGGGCAGTGACGAGCACGCGGTGGAGACCGCGATGGCCCGGCTGCGGGTGGCGCTGGGCGCGCCCAAGCTGATCCAGACGGTGGTCAAGCGCGGCTACCGGCTGTCGCTGGACCCGCATGCGGACACGGACAAGTACGGCGGGGAGTAG
- a CDS encoding CGNR zinc finger domain-containing protein, giving the protein MAAHGDLRFDCGRICLDLAATAGGIPAERLAGPEELRSWLVGAGLVPPGTPLDGVDGRWLGRFRALRELLRRVVHDELRGRAADADLALLNSAAGAGVPPAVCAVRAADGALARTLPGPPDCAGLLAAVARDAIGLLTDVEARRQLRQCEGESCTLVYLDTSRGRRRRWCSSEVCGNRERVARHRRRTTVRRQQDGSAGQGPVPTEQVST; this is encoded by the coding sequence ATGGCGGCGCATGGTGACCTGCGGTTCGACTGCGGGCGGATCTGCCTGGACCTGGCGGCCACGGCCGGCGGCATCCCGGCCGAACGGCTCGCCGGCCCCGAGGAGTTGCGGTCCTGGCTGGTCGGCGCCGGCCTGGTGCCGCCCGGCACCCCGCTGGACGGTGTCGACGGCCGCTGGCTCGGCCGCTTCCGCGCGCTGCGGGAGCTGCTGCGCCGGGTGGTGCACGACGAGCTGCGGGGCCGGGCGGCCGACGCCGATCTGGCGCTGCTCAACTCTGCGGCCGGGGCCGGAGTGCCGCCCGCCGTATGTGCCGTACGGGCCGCGGACGGTGCCCTGGCCCGCACGCTCCCCGGCCCGCCCGACTGCGCCGGGCTGCTGGCCGCGGTGGCCCGGGACGCGATCGGGCTGCTGACCGACGTGGAGGCCCGCCGGCAGCTCCGCCAGTGCGAGGGCGAGAGCTGCACGTTGGTCTACCTGGACACCTCCCGCGGCCGGCGCCGCCGTTGGTGCTCCAGCGAGGTGTGCGGCAACCGGGAGCGGGTGGCGCGGCACCGCAGGCGTACGACGGTGCGCCGGCAGCAGGACGGAAGCGCCGGTCAGGGGCCCGTGCCTACTGAGCAAGTTTCCACCTGA
- a CDS encoding N(5)-(carboxyethyl)ornithine synthase, producing MQQLKLGIMSQTRKENEHRLPIHPAHFARIDADLRPSIHLQTGYGEHFGVPDSQLAPWVAGFRRRQELIAECDVILLAKPLHEDLAELRDGQVLWGWPHCVQDAKVTQAAIDRRLTVIAFEAMNHWTREGSFNLHVFHKNNELAGYSSVLHAMQLTGATGDYGRRRRAVVIGFGATARGAVTALSALGVHEVDVLTARGVTAVSSPIHSARIVHFDHDVADDTLDPRRSIVLTEDGPEPLAEFLAQHDIIVNCVLQDTAAPLMFLIKEDLPKLAPGTLVIDVSCDEGMGFAWARPTTFNDPMFTVGDHVHYYGVDHSPSYLWDAATWENSEALIPFLRPVLEGPAGWDGDGTIRRAIEIRGGTVQNPAVLAFQHRAEQYPHALL from the coding sequence TTGCAGCAGCTCAAGCTCGGAATCATGTCGCAGACCCGCAAAGAGAACGAGCACCGTCTGCCGATCCACCCAGCGCACTTCGCACGCATCGACGCCGATCTCCGGCCCAGCATCCATCTCCAGACCGGTTACGGAGAGCACTTCGGTGTCCCGGACAGTCAACTCGCACCGTGGGTCGCCGGTTTCCGCCGACGCCAGGAGCTGATCGCGGAGTGTGACGTCATCCTGCTGGCCAAACCGCTGCACGAGGATCTGGCGGAGCTGCGGGACGGGCAGGTGCTGTGGGGGTGGCCGCACTGCGTGCAGGACGCGAAGGTCACGCAGGCCGCCATCGACCGCAGGCTCACCGTGATCGCCTTCGAGGCGATGAACCACTGGACCCGGGAGGGTTCGTTCAACCTGCACGTCTTCCACAAGAACAACGAGCTGGCCGGCTACTCGTCGGTGCTGCACGCCATGCAGCTGACCGGTGCGACCGGTGACTACGGGCGCCGGCGGCGTGCGGTGGTGATCGGCTTCGGCGCCACCGCCCGCGGCGCGGTCACCGCGCTCAGCGCGCTGGGCGTTCACGAAGTGGACGTGCTGACTGCCCGCGGCGTCACCGCCGTCAGCTCACCGATCCACTCGGCGCGGATCGTGCACTTCGACCACGACGTGGCCGACGACACGCTCGACCCGCGTCGCAGCATCGTGCTCACCGAGGACGGCCCGGAGCCGCTGGCCGAGTTCCTCGCCCAGCACGACATCATCGTCAACTGCGTGCTCCAGGACACCGCGGCGCCGCTGATGTTCCTGATAAAGGAGGACTTGCCGAAGCTCGCGCCCGGCACCCTCGTTATCGACGTCTCCTGCGACGAGGGCATGGGCTTCGCCTGGGCCCGGCCGACCACCTTCAACGACCCGATGTTCACCGTCGGCGACCACGTCCACTACTACGGCGTGGACCACAGCCCCTCCTACCTGTGGGACGCGGCCACCTGGGAAAACAGCGAGGCGCTGATCCCGTTCCTGCGACCGGTCCTCGAAGGACCGGCCGGCTGGGACGGTGACGGCACGATCCGCCGGGCGATCGAAATCCGCGGCGGCACCGTCCAGAACCCCGCGGTCCTGGCCTTCCAGCACCGCGCCGAACAGTACCCGCACGCGCTGCTCTGA
- a CDS encoding sigma-70 family RNA polymerase sigma factor, with the protein MRKDAVVADRTTPDEELMRALYDDHAGPLLAFVLRLVAGDRHRAEDVVQETLVRAWRNADQLQRATGSIRPWLVTVARRIVIDGHRSRQARPQEVDATPLETMPAADVIDRALRLMTISEALSDLSKAHREALVETYFKERTVSEAAQVLRVPAGTVRSRVFYALRSLKLSLEERGVTE; encoded by the coding sequence GTGCGTAAGGATGCCGTCGTGGCAGACAGGACGACACCTGACGAGGAGCTCATGCGAGCCCTCTATGACGATCATGCGGGCCCGCTTCTCGCTTTCGTCCTGCGCTTGGTGGCGGGCGACCGGCATCGCGCGGAGGACGTGGTGCAGGAGACGCTGGTCCGTGCTTGGCGCAACGCCGATCAGTTGCAGCGGGCGACCGGATCCATCCGGCCCTGGCTGGTGACCGTCGCCCGGCGGATCGTGATCGACGGGCACCGCAGCCGCCAGGCGCGGCCGCAGGAGGTCGACGCGACGCCGCTGGAGACGATGCCCGCCGCCGATGTGATCGACCGGGCGCTGCGGCTGATGACGATCTCCGAGGCGCTGAGCGATCTGAGCAAGGCCCACCGAGAGGCCCTCGTCGAGACGTACTTCAAGGAGCGTACGGTCAGCGAGGCGGCACAAGTGCTGCGGGTGCCGGCCGGGACCGTACGGTCCCGGGTGTTCTACGCGCTGCGCTCCCTGAAGCTCTCGCTCGAGGAACGAGGAGTAACGGAGTGA